From the genome of uncultured Methanobacterium sp.:
CCAGCAATGCTATCATGCAACTGGGAGCTGATCTAATCGGTGAAGAGTACCAGCCAATTGAACCAGACAAGAAAGGAGTCATATCCAAACTGGTGGAAGGACTGCTGGGAAGGAGATAAAAATTTTAATTTTTATTTTAAAGGATTAATATGTCTAGATTTATTGCTCTAGCATCTGGAAAAGGAGGAGTGGGGAGAACATCCCTCACTTTTAACTTAGGAGTAGCCCTGAGTCTTTTCGGTGAAGAAGTGGTCATGTTGGATCTTGATCTAATGATGTCCAATATGGATGTCATAACCGGACTTTTAAATCCAGAAGTAACCCTACATGATGTATTAATGCGTGATAAGGCAGTTCAGGACTGTGTCTATCAGGTGAATCAGGGAGCCCTGGTAATACCAACTGGAATGCATTTTGAGACCCTGAAAACCATTAATCCAAACTACGTGTCATGGAAAAAGATAATGGAGGAAATCTCATCCTATGGGAATATATTCCTTATGGATCTACCCTCTGGAATTAACTCTAACATCTTCGAAGCTCTGCCTGAAGATACTGAAGCCATACTGGTCACTAATTCCACCATGCCTGCAGTTGCCGATGCTTTGAAAATCAGGATACTCTTGAATGAACTTAACATTGAAATCCTTGGTTTTGTCTTGAACATGTGGTACGAAGATAATTTCCTGCTTTCAGTTAATGAAATAGAATCCATTCTTGAAGTACCCATGATCTCAGTGATCTCCTATGATCGGGAGATGGATCGTTCCATAGCACTGGGAAACTCAGTAATGGAGTTGAACCCTGCTTCCCCCATCAGTAACGAGATAATGCAACTGGCAGCAGACCTGATTGGAAAAGAATACAAACCGGTCCAGCCAGATAATGAGGGAATCATGGAACGGATCAAAAAATTTGTGGGCATACTGCCTGAGAACAAATAACCCGAACTTCTTAAAACTTTTTTTATAGTTCTTTTTTTTTATATGGAATTCATTCTAAAAAAAATAGAAATAATTGAAAATAGATGAATAATTAAAATAGAACATATTTTTTTTTAAAGACCATAAAAATTGGCTGCATTCTTTTTGGATAACATTTCTATATTTTTATAATCCCAACCTGCCAGTTTAAGCTGGTGAACAGTTTTAGGAACAGATAAGGGGTCTGATGGTGAAGAACTCATGTCACTATCCAGCATAAACCTTTCAGGACCATAATCATCAAATGTTCCTTCCAAAAGTTCAACCGCTTCATTTGGGGTCATTTTTTGTGGTTGCACTGTGATTCCCAGCATTCCCTCAAAATCCACCACCAAGTCAATGATGGATTTATCCACATGGTCCACCACTACCAGGGACGGATCAATGTTACTGTTGATTAAGGAGAGAGTTTTAATGGTAATTTCCCTTTTATTCCTTCGGGGAGTGTGTACTGCCACCTTCATATCCAGCTCGTCTGCCATCTTAAGCTGGGTTCTGAACACTTCCCTTTCAATATTAGAAGCAGTTTCAAGACCAACTTCACCCAGGGCAATAACTTCGTCATGGTCCAGGAACCATGGCAGCTTACGAAGCACCAGTTTGTAATCCTGACATATGCTCCGGGGGTGAAGACCCAGGGCTGCTTTTAGGGTTAAACCATTACTTCCTGCCCTTTCAAAATCGTTTTCCAGTATACGGTAGAAGTGGTCCAATACCACTGCCGAGGTGGTCATCCTCATGGGATCATGAGCCAGTGTAAGGGCAGATTCTATCCCCGCAACAGCCATTCTCTCAA
Proteins encoded in this window:
- the minD gene encoding cell division ATPase MinD is translated as MSRFIALASGKGGVGRTSLTFNLGVALSLFGEEVVMLDLDLMMSNMDVITGLLNPEVTLHDVLMRDKAVQDCVYQVNQGALVIPTGMHFETLKTINPNYVSWKKIMEEISSYGNIFLMDLPSGINSNIFEALPEDTEAILVTNSTMPAVADALKIRILLNELNIEILGFVLNMWYEDNFLLSVNEIESILEVPMISVISYDREMDRSIALGNSVMELNPASPISNEIMQLAADLIGKEYKPVQPDNEGIMERIKKFVGILPENK
- a CDS encoding TatD family hydrolase: MIDAHIHADCRPYEDFERMAVAGIESALTLAHDPMRMTTSAVVLDHFYRILENDFERAGSNGLTLKAALGLHPRSICQDYKLVLRKLPWFLDHDEVIALGEVGLETASNIEREVFRTQLKMADELDMKVAVHTPRRNKREITIKTLSLINSNIDPSLVVVDHVDKSIIDLVVDFEGMLGITVQPQKMTPNEAVELLEGTFDDYGPERFMLDSDMSSSPSDPLSVPKTVHQLKLAGWDYKNIEMLSKKNAANFYGL